One genomic segment of Syngnathus acus chromosome 1, fSynAcu1.2, whole genome shotgun sequence includes these proteins:
- the LOC119126106 gene encoding proto-oncogene vav-like isoform X1, with protein MELWRQCAKWLIGCRVLPETHRVTWEGAQVCDLAQALRDGVLLCQLLNNLLPLAINLREINLRPQMSQFLCLKNIRTFLGVCQNKFQLKKSELFEAFDLFDVRDFAKVLSTLSVLSHSPIATRRGFQPFPMGVDISDDDIYNGLSDHIDDTVDEADDLYDCVDDAEAEGDEIYEDLMRTVEQPAIKPGVDKRECCLQEIKQTEEKYSDTLESILLHFKKPLEKFLQAQDLESIFVNIQDLSSVHRELSDEIRSSVANGAKNLHWVFVNYKERLLLYGHYCSQVETATKHLDKLSGSREDLRMKLEVCSMRANSGKFSLRDLLMVPMQRVLKYPLLLQELVKHTSDPSDKENLRTALDAMRDLAQCVNEVKRDNEILKQIITFQLSIENMSQSLALFGRPKMDGEVKICSTEKKSKQERYAFLFDKAMFVCKKKSGETFELKEIIALQQYQVRDETAGEKDKKKWSYLFLLLASNGKCGYDLYFKTRELKKKWLEQFEMAQSNMCPENAVANNHDFQMHNFEETACCNACSMLLRGIFFQGYRCTRCKTAAHKECLGRLPPCGRRSDHSTTARKNRTHRSKGSAGIGFPKMEACQEYFGLPPPPAGFGCPLLLSKGDVVELMRAEVDLSWWEGRNLNGGQTGWFPCGRVVPFSCRPTPDLSAFSWFAGNMDRPASKELLVSRSDGTYLVRQKGGGEFAISIKFNMDIKHIKITSCDGLFRINEKKAFKGLVEMIKFYQQTSLKECIKDVDTTLRTPYKQAEQSNDHKPRDAVKAAGGGGGSARTFGIARARYDFSARDRSELSLREGDTIRILSRKGQSGWWKGEVYGKVGFFPANYVDEDFSDYS; from the exons ATGGAGTTGTGGCGCCAATGTGCAAAATGGCTGATCGGGTGCCGCGTCTTGCCAGAGACGCACCGTGTCACATGGGAGGGCGCCCAG gtgtGTGACCTCGCTCAGGCCCTgagagatggcgtgctgctgtgCCAGCTTCTCAACAACCTGCTGCCTCTGGCCATCAACCTGAGAGAAATCAACCTGCGCCCGCAGATGTCCCAG TTCCTGTGCCTGAAGAACATTCGGACCTTCCTGGGTGTGTGTCAGAACAAGTTCCAGCTGAAGAAGAGCGAGCTGTTTGAGGCCTTTGACCTGTTCGACGTGCGCGACTTTGCCAAG GTGCTTAGCACTTTGTCCGTCTTGTCTCACTCACCCATTGCTACACGAAGAGGATTCCA ACCTTTCCCAATGGGAGTAGACATTTCCGATGACGACATCTACAACGGCCTGTCGGACCACATCGA CGACACGGTCGATGAAGCGGACGACTTGTACGACTGCGTGGACGACGCCGAGGCGGAAGGGGATGAAATCTACGAGGACTTGATGAGGACGGTCGAACAGCCCGCGATT AAGCCCGGGGTGGACAAGCGAGAGTGCTGCCTCCAGGAGATCAAGCAGACGGAAGAAAAGTACTCGGATACTCTGGAATCAATTTTACTG CACTTCAAGAAGCCTCTGGAAAAATTCCTCCAGGCTCAGGACCTCGAGAGCATCTTTGTCAACATACAG GATTTGTCCAGCGTACATCGAGAACTTTCGGACGAGATCCGGAGTTCCGTCGCCAACGGAGCCAAAAACCTCCACTGGGTGTTTGTCAACTACAAGGAGAGGCTCCTGCTCTACGGCCACTACTGCAGTCAGGTGGAGACGGCCACCAAGCATCTGGACAAACTGTCGGGTAGCAGAGAGGACCTCAGGATGAAGTTGGAG GTGTGTTCCATGAGAGCAAACAGCGGCAAATTCTCCCTCAGGGATCTTCTTATGGTGCCCATGCAGAGGGTCCTCAAATACCCTCTGCTCTTGCAG GAGCTGGTCAAACACACCAGCGACCCGTCAGACAAGGAGAACCTGCGCACGGCTCTTGACGCCATGCGA GACCTGGCGCAATGTGTCAACGAGGTGAAGCGAGACAACGAGATCCTCAAGCAGATCATCACCTTCCAGTTGTCCATCGAGAACATG TCACAGTCATTGGCCCTCTTTGGCCGCCCCAAAATGGACGGAGAGGTCAAAATCTGCAGCACAGAGAAGAAGTCCAAACAGGAAAg ATACGCGTTCCTCTTCGACAAGGCCATGTTTGTGTGCAAGAAGAAGAGCGGCGAGACCTTTGAGCTCAAGGAGATCATTGCGCTCCAGCAATACCAAGTGCGAGACGAGACGGCGGGCGAGAAGGACAAAAAGAAG TGGTCCTACCTGTTCCTCTTGCTGGCCTCCAACGGGAAGTGCGGCTACGACTTGTACTTCAAAACACGAGAACTGAAGAAGAAATGGCTGGAGCAGTTTGAGATGGCTCA ATCCAACATGTGTCCCGAGAACGCCGTGGCAAACAACCACGATTTCCAGATGCACAACTTTGAGGAGACGGCGTGTTGCAATGCCTGCTCCATGCTGCTGAG AGGGATTTTCTTCCAGGGCTACCGCTGCACGCGCTGCAAAACGGCCGCCCATAAAGAGTGCTTGGGCAGATTGCCGCCTTGCGGGCGCCGCTCAG ACCACTCAACTACTGCGAGAAAA AATAGGACGCACAGGTCCAAAGGGAGCGCCGGCATCG GATTTCCCAAGATGGAGGCGTGTCAGGAGTACTTCggcctgccgccgccgcccgccgGCTTCGGCTGCCCGCTGCTCCTCTCCAAGGGCGACGTGGTGGAGCTGATGCGGGCGGAGGTGGACCTGTCGTGGTGGGAG GGCAGAAACTTGAACGGAGGTCAGACGGGCTGGTTCCCCTGCGGCAGAGTTGTGCCCTTCTCGTGT AGGCCCACACCGGACCTGTCTGCTTTCAGCTG GTTTGCGGGCAACATGGACCGGCCCGCCTCCAAGGAGCTTCTCGTGTCGCGCTCCGACGGAACCTACCTGGTCCGGCAGAAGGGCGGCGGAGAGTTTGCCATCAGCATCAA GTTCAACATGGACATCAAACACATTAAAATCACCTCCTGTGACGGCCTGTTCCGCATCAACGAGAAGAAGGCCTTCAAGGGTTTGGTG GAGATGATCAAGTTCTACCAGCAGACGTCCCTGAAGGAGTGCATCAAGGACGTGGACACCACGCTGCGCACGCCCTACAAGCAAGCCGAGCAGAGTAATGACCACAAGCCCCGCGACGCCGTCAAAG cagcaggaggaggaggaggcagcgCGCGCACTTTCGGCATAGCGAGAGCCAGGTACGACTTCTCGGCCCGCGACCGCTCGGAGCTGTCGCTGCGCGAGGGAGACACCATCAGAATCCTGTCCAGGAAAGGCCAAAGTGGCTGGTGGAAAGGAGAAGTCTACGGCAAG GTGGGCTTCTTCCCCGCCAACTACGTGGACGAGGACTTCTCGGACTACAGCTGA
- the LOC119126106 gene encoding proto-oncogene vav-like isoform X4, with protein MELWRQCAKWLIGCRVLPETHRVTWEGAQVCDLAQALRDGVLLCQLLNNLLPLAINLREINLRPQMSQFLCLKNIRTFLGVCQNKFQLKKSELFEAFDLFDVRDFAKVLSTLSVLSHSPIATRRGFQPFPMGVDISDDDIYNGLSDHIDDTVDEADDLYDCVDDAEAEGDEIYEDLMRTVEQPAIKPGVDKRECCLQEIKQTEEKYSDTLESILLHFKKPLEKFLQAQDLESIFVNIQDLSSVHRELSDEIRSSVANGAKNLHWVFVNYKERLLLYGHYCSQVETATKHLDKLSGSREDLRMKLEVCSMRANSGKFSLRDLLMVPMQRVLKYPLLLQELVKHTSDPSDKENLRTALDAMRDLAQCVNEVKRDNEILKQIITFQLSIENMSQSLALFGRPKMDGEVKICSTEKKSKQERYAFLFDKAMFVCKKKSGETFELKEIIALQQYQVRDETAGEKDKKKWSYLFLLLASNGKCGYDLYFKTRELKKKWLEQFEMAQSNMCPENAVANNHDFQMHNFEETACCNACSMLLRGIFFQGYRCTRCKTAAHKECLGRLPPCGRRSDHSTTARKNRTHRSKGSAGIGFPKMEACQEYFGLPPPPAGFGCPLLLSKGDVVELMRAEVDLSWWEGRNLNGGQTGWFPCGRVVPFSCRPTPDLSAFSWFAGNMDRPASKELLVSRSDGTYLVRQKGGGEFAISIKFNMDIKHIKITSCDGLFRINEKKAFKGLVEMIKFYQQTSLKECIKDVDTTLRTPYKQAEQSNDHKPRDAVKGGGGSARTFGIARARYDFSARDRSELSLREGDTIRILSRKGQSGWWKGEVYGKVGFFPANYVDEDFSDYS; from the exons ATGGAGTTGTGGCGCCAATGTGCAAAATGGCTGATCGGGTGCCGCGTCTTGCCAGAGACGCACCGTGTCACATGGGAGGGCGCCCAG gtgtGTGACCTCGCTCAGGCCCTgagagatggcgtgctgctgtgCCAGCTTCTCAACAACCTGCTGCCTCTGGCCATCAACCTGAGAGAAATCAACCTGCGCCCGCAGATGTCCCAG TTCCTGTGCCTGAAGAACATTCGGACCTTCCTGGGTGTGTGTCAGAACAAGTTCCAGCTGAAGAAGAGCGAGCTGTTTGAGGCCTTTGACCTGTTCGACGTGCGCGACTTTGCCAAG GTGCTTAGCACTTTGTCCGTCTTGTCTCACTCACCCATTGCTACACGAAGAGGATTCCA ACCTTTCCCAATGGGAGTAGACATTTCCGATGACGACATCTACAACGGCCTGTCGGACCACATCGA CGACACGGTCGATGAAGCGGACGACTTGTACGACTGCGTGGACGACGCCGAGGCGGAAGGGGATGAAATCTACGAGGACTTGATGAGGACGGTCGAACAGCCCGCGATT AAGCCCGGGGTGGACAAGCGAGAGTGCTGCCTCCAGGAGATCAAGCAGACGGAAGAAAAGTACTCGGATACTCTGGAATCAATTTTACTG CACTTCAAGAAGCCTCTGGAAAAATTCCTCCAGGCTCAGGACCTCGAGAGCATCTTTGTCAACATACAG GATTTGTCCAGCGTACATCGAGAACTTTCGGACGAGATCCGGAGTTCCGTCGCCAACGGAGCCAAAAACCTCCACTGGGTGTTTGTCAACTACAAGGAGAGGCTCCTGCTCTACGGCCACTACTGCAGTCAGGTGGAGACGGCCACCAAGCATCTGGACAAACTGTCGGGTAGCAGAGAGGACCTCAGGATGAAGTTGGAG GTGTGTTCCATGAGAGCAAACAGCGGCAAATTCTCCCTCAGGGATCTTCTTATGGTGCCCATGCAGAGGGTCCTCAAATACCCTCTGCTCTTGCAG GAGCTGGTCAAACACACCAGCGACCCGTCAGACAAGGAGAACCTGCGCACGGCTCTTGACGCCATGCGA GACCTGGCGCAATGTGTCAACGAGGTGAAGCGAGACAACGAGATCCTCAAGCAGATCATCACCTTCCAGTTGTCCATCGAGAACATG TCACAGTCATTGGCCCTCTTTGGCCGCCCCAAAATGGACGGAGAGGTCAAAATCTGCAGCACAGAGAAGAAGTCCAAACAGGAAAg ATACGCGTTCCTCTTCGACAAGGCCATGTTTGTGTGCAAGAAGAAGAGCGGCGAGACCTTTGAGCTCAAGGAGATCATTGCGCTCCAGCAATACCAAGTGCGAGACGAGACGGCGGGCGAGAAGGACAAAAAGAAG TGGTCCTACCTGTTCCTCTTGCTGGCCTCCAACGGGAAGTGCGGCTACGACTTGTACTTCAAAACACGAGAACTGAAGAAGAAATGGCTGGAGCAGTTTGAGATGGCTCA ATCCAACATGTGTCCCGAGAACGCCGTGGCAAACAACCACGATTTCCAGATGCACAACTTTGAGGAGACGGCGTGTTGCAATGCCTGCTCCATGCTGCTGAG AGGGATTTTCTTCCAGGGCTACCGCTGCACGCGCTGCAAAACGGCCGCCCATAAAGAGTGCTTGGGCAGATTGCCGCCTTGCGGGCGCCGCTCAG ACCACTCAACTACTGCGAGAAAA AATAGGACGCACAGGTCCAAAGGGAGCGCCGGCATCG GATTTCCCAAGATGGAGGCGTGTCAGGAGTACTTCggcctgccgccgccgcccgccgGCTTCGGCTGCCCGCTGCTCCTCTCCAAGGGCGACGTGGTGGAGCTGATGCGGGCGGAGGTGGACCTGTCGTGGTGGGAG GGCAGAAACTTGAACGGAGGTCAGACGGGCTGGTTCCCCTGCGGCAGAGTTGTGCCCTTCTCGTGT AGGCCCACACCGGACCTGTCTGCTTTCAGCTG GTTTGCGGGCAACATGGACCGGCCCGCCTCCAAGGAGCTTCTCGTGTCGCGCTCCGACGGAACCTACCTGGTCCGGCAGAAGGGCGGCGGAGAGTTTGCCATCAGCATCAA GTTCAACATGGACATCAAACACATTAAAATCACCTCCTGTGACGGCCTGTTCCGCATCAACGAGAAGAAGGCCTTCAAGGGTTTGGTG GAGATGATCAAGTTCTACCAGCAGACGTCCCTGAAGGAGTGCATCAAGGACGTGGACACCACGCTGCGCACGCCCTACAAGCAAGCCGAGCAGAGTAATGACCACAAGCCCCGCGACGCCGTCAAAG gaggaggaggcagcgCGCGCACTTTCGGCATAGCGAGAGCCAGGTACGACTTCTCGGCCCGCGACCGCTCGGAGCTGTCGCTGCGCGAGGGAGACACCATCAGAATCCTGTCCAGGAAAGGCCAAAGTGGCTGGTGGAAAGGAGAAGTCTACGGCAAG GTGGGCTTCTTCCCCGCCAACTACGTGGACGAGGACTTCTCGGACTACAGCTGA
- the LOC119126106 gene encoding proto-oncogene vav-like isoform X5, protein MELWRQCAKWLIGCRVLPETHRVTWEGAQVCDLAQALRDGVLLCQLLNNLLPLAINLREINLRPQMSQFLCLKNIRTFLGVCQNKFQLKKSELFEAFDLFDVRDFAKVLSTLSVLSHSPIATRRGFQPFPMGVDISDDDIYNGLSDHIDDTVDEADDLYDCVDDAEAEGDEIYEDLMRTVEQPAIKPGVDKRECCLQEIKQTEEKYSDTLESILLHFKKPLEKFLQAQDLESIFVNIQDLSSVHRELSDEIRSSVANGAKNLHWVFVNYKERLLLYGHYCSQVETATKHLDKLSGSREDLRMKLEVCSMRANSGKFSLRDLLMVPMQRVLKYPLLLQELVKHTSDPSDKENLRTALDAMRDLAQCVNEVKRDNEILKQIITFQLSIENMSQSLALFGRPKMDGEVKICSTEKKSKQERYAFLFDKAMFVCKKKSGETFELKEIIALQQYQVRDETAGEKDKKKWSYLFLLLASNGKCGYDLYFKTRELKKKWLEQFEMAQSNMCPENAVANNHDFQMHNFEETACCNACSMLLRGIFFQGYRCTRCKTAAHKECLGRLPPCGRRSDHSTTARKNRTHRSKGSAGIGFPKMEACQEYFGLPPPPAGFGCPLLLSKGDVVELMRAEVDLSWWEGRNLNGGQTGWFPCGRVVPFSCRPTPDLSAFSWFAGNMDRPASKELLVSRSDGTYLVRQKGGGEFAISIKFNMDIKHIKITSCDGLFRINEKKAFKGLVEMIKFYQQTSLKECIKDVDTTLRTPYKQAEQSNDHKPRDAVKGGGSARTFGIARARYDFSARDRSELSLREGDTIRILSRKGQSGWWKGEVYGKVGFFPANYVDEDFSDYS, encoded by the exons ATGGAGTTGTGGCGCCAATGTGCAAAATGGCTGATCGGGTGCCGCGTCTTGCCAGAGACGCACCGTGTCACATGGGAGGGCGCCCAG gtgtGTGACCTCGCTCAGGCCCTgagagatggcgtgctgctgtgCCAGCTTCTCAACAACCTGCTGCCTCTGGCCATCAACCTGAGAGAAATCAACCTGCGCCCGCAGATGTCCCAG TTCCTGTGCCTGAAGAACATTCGGACCTTCCTGGGTGTGTGTCAGAACAAGTTCCAGCTGAAGAAGAGCGAGCTGTTTGAGGCCTTTGACCTGTTCGACGTGCGCGACTTTGCCAAG GTGCTTAGCACTTTGTCCGTCTTGTCTCACTCACCCATTGCTACACGAAGAGGATTCCA ACCTTTCCCAATGGGAGTAGACATTTCCGATGACGACATCTACAACGGCCTGTCGGACCACATCGA CGACACGGTCGATGAAGCGGACGACTTGTACGACTGCGTGGACGACGCCGAGGCGGAAGGGGATGAAATCTACGAGGACTTGATGAGGACGGTCGAACAGCCCGCGATT AAGCCCGGGGTGGACAAGCGAGAGTGCTGCCTCCAGGAGATCAAGCAGACGGAAGAAAAGTACTCGGATACTCTGGAATCAATTTTACTG CACTTCAAGAAGCCTCTGGAAAAATTCCTCCAGGCTCAGGACCTCGAGAGCATCTTTGTCAACATACAG GATTTGTCCAGCGTACATCGAGAACTTTCGGACGAGATCCGGAGTTCCGTCGCCAACGGAGCCAAAAACCTCCACTGGGTGTTTGTCAACTACAAGGAGAGGCTCCTGCTCTACGGCCACTACTGCAGTCAGGTGGAGACGGCCACCAAGCATCTGGACAAACTGTCGGGTAGCAGAGAGGACCTCAGGATGAAGTTGGAG GTGTGTTCCATGAGAGCAAACAGCGGCAAATTCTCCCTCAGGGATCTTCTTATGGTGCCCATGCAGAGGGTCCTCAAATACCCTCTGCTCTTGCAG GAGCTGGTCAAACACACCAGCGACCCGTCAGACAAGGAGAACCTGCGCACGGCTCTTGACGCCATGCGA GACCTGGCGCAATGTGTCAACGAGGTGAAGCGAGACAACGAGATCCTCAAGCAGATCATCACCTTCCAGTTGTCCATCGAGAACATG TCACAGTCATTGGCCCTCTTTGGCCGCCCCAAAATGGACGGAGAGGTCAAAATCTGCAGCACAGAGAAGAAGTCCAAACAGGAAAg ATACGCGTTCCTCTTCGACAAGGCCATGTTTGTGTGCAAGAAGAAGAGCGGCGAGACCTTTGAGCTCAAGGAGATCATTGCGCTCCAGCAATACCAAGTGCGAGACGAGACGGCGGGCGAGAAGGACAAAAAGAAG TGGTCCTACCTGTTCCTCTTGCTGGCCTCCAACGGGAAGTGCGGCTACGACTTGTACTTCAAAACACGAGAACTGAAGAAGAAATGGCTGGAGCAGTTTGAGATGGCTCA ATCCAACATGTGTCCCGAGAACGCCGTGGCAAACAACCACGATTTCCAGATGCACAACTTTGAGGAGACGGCGTGTTGCAATGCCTGCTCCATGCTGCTGAG AGGGATTTTCTTCCAGGGCTACCGCTGCACGCGCTGCAAAACGGCCGCCCATAAAGAGTGCTTGGGCAGATTGCCGCCTTGCGGGCGCCGCTCAG ACCACTCAACTACTGCGAGAAAA AATAGGACGCACAGGTCCAAAGGGAGCGCCGGCATCG GATTTCCCAAGATGGAGGCGTGTCAGGAGTACTTCggcctgccgccgccgcccgccgGCTTCGGCTGCCCGCTGCTCCTCTCCAAGGGCGACGTGGTGGAGCTGATGCGGGCGGAGGTGGACCTGTCGTGGTGGGAG GGCAGAAACTTGAACGGAGGTCAGACGGGCTGGTTCCCCTGCGGCAGAGTTGTGCCCTTCTCGTGT AGGCCCACACCGGACCTGTCTGCTTTCAGCTG GTTTGCGGGCAACATGGACCGGCCCGCCTCCAAGGAGCTTCTCGTGTCGCGCTCCGACGGAACCTACCTGGTCCGGCAGAAGGGCGGCGGAGAGTTTGCCATCAGCATCAA GTTCAACATGGACATCAAACACATTAAAATCACCTCCTGTGACGGCCTGTTCCGCATCAACGAGAAGAAGGCCTTCAAGGGTTTGGTG GAGATGATCAAGTTCTACCAGCAGACGTCCCTGAAGGAGTGCATCAAGGACGTGGACACCACGCTGCGCACGCCCTACAAGCAAGCCGAGCAGAGTAATGACCACAAGCCCCGCGACGCCGTCAAAG gaggaggcagcgCGCGCACTTTCGGCATAGCGAGAGCCAGGTACGACTTCTCGGCCCGCGACCGCTCGGAGCTGTCGCTGCGCGAGGGAGACACCATCAGAATCCTGTCCAGGAAAGGCCAAAGTGGCTGGTGGAAAGGAGAAGTCTACGGCAAG GTGGGCTTCTTCCCCGCCAACTACGTGGACGAGGACTTCTCGGACTACAGCTGA
- the LOC119126106 gene encoding proto-oncogene vav-like isoform X3: MELWRQCAKWLIGCRVLPETHRVTWEGAQVCDLAQALRDGVLLCQLLNNLLPLAINLREINLRPQMSQFLCLKNIRTFLGVCQNKFQLKKSELFEAFDLFDVRDFAKVLSTLSVLSHSPIATRRGFQPFPMGVDISDDDIYNGLSDHIDDTVDEADDLYDCVDDAEAEGDEIYEDLMRTVEQPAIKPGVDKRECCLQEIKQTEEKYSDTLESILLHFKKPLEKFLQAQDLESIFVNIQDLSSVHRELSDEIRSSVANGAKNLHWVFVNYKERLLLYGHYCSQVETATKHLDKLSGSREDLRMKLEVCSMRANSGKFSLRDLLMVPMQRVLKYPLLLQELVKHTSDPSDKENLRTALDAMRDLAQCVNEVKRDNEILKQIITFQLSIENMSQSLALFGRPKMDGEVKICSTEKKSKQERYAFLFDKAMFVCKKKSGETFELKEIIALQQYQVRDETAGEKDKKKWSYLFLLLASNGKCGYDLYFKTRELKKKWLEQFEMAQSNMCPENAVANNHDFQMHNFEETACCNACSMLLRGIFFQGYRCTRCKTAAHKECLGRLPPCGRRSDHSTTARKNRTHRSKGSAGIGFPKMEACQEYFGLPPPPAGFGCPLLLSKGDVVELMRAEVDLSWWEGRNLNGGQTGWFPCGRVVPFSCRPTPDLSAFSWFAGNMDRPASKELLVSRSDGTYLVRQKGGGEFAISIKFNMDIKHIKITSCDGLFRINEKKAFKGLVEMIKFYQQTSLKECIKDVDTTLRTPYKQAEQSNDHKPRDAVKGGGGGSARTFGIARARYDFSARDRSELSLREGDTIRILSRKGQSGWWKGEVYGKVGFFPANYVDEDFSDYS; encoded by the exons ATGGAGTTGTGGCGCCAATGTGCAAAATGGCTGATCGGGTGCCGCGTCTTGCCAGAGACGCACCGTGTCACATGGGAGGGCGCCCAG gtgtGTGACCTCGCTCAGGCCCTgagagatggcgtgctgctgtgCCAGCTTCTCAACAACCTGCTGCCTCTGGCCATCAACCTGAGAGAAATCAACCTGCGCCCGCAGATGTCCCAG TTCCTGTGCCTGAAGAACATTCGGACCTTCCTGGGTGTGTGTCAGAACAAGTTCCAGCTGAAGAAGAGCGAGCTGTTTGAGGCCTTTGACCTGTTCGACGTGCGCGACTTTGCCAAG GTGCTTAGCACTTTGTCCGTCTTGTCTCACTCACCCATTGCTACACGAAGAGGATTCCA ACCTTTCCCAATGGGAGTAGACATTTCCGATGACGACATCTACAACGGCCTGTCGGACCACATCGA CGACACGGTCGATGAAGCGGACGACTTGTACGACTGCGTGGACGACGCCGAGGCGGAAGGGGATGAAATCTACGAGGACTTGATGAGGACGGTCGAACAGCCCGCGATT AAGCCCGGGGTGGACAAGCGAGAGTGCTGCCTCCAGGAGATCAAGCAGACGGAAGAAAAGTACTCGGATACTCTGGAATCAATTTTACTG CACTTCAAGAAGCCTCTGGAAAAATTCCTCCAGGCTCAGGACCTCGAGAGCATCTTTGTCAACATACAG GATTTGTCCAGCGTACATCGAGAACTTTCGGACGAGATCCGGAGTTCCGTCGCCAACGGAGCCAAAAACCTCCACTGGGTGTTTGTCAACTACAAGGAGAGGCTCCTGCTCTACGGCCACTACTGCAGTCAGGTGGAGACGGCCACCAAGCATCTGGACAAACTGTCGGGTAGCAGAGAGGACCTCAGGATGAAGTTGGAG GTGTGTTCCATGAGAGCAAACAGCGGCAAATTCTCCCTCAGGGATCTTCTTATGGTGCCCATGCAGAGGGTCCTCAAATACCCTCTGCTCTTGCAG GAGCTGGTCAAACACACCAGCGACCCGTCAGACAAGGAGAACCTGCGCACGGCTCTTGACGCCATGCGA GACCTGGCGCAATGTGTCAACGAGGTGAAGCGAGACAACGAGATCCTCAAGCAGATCATCACCTTCCAGTTGTCCATCGAGAACATG TCACAGTCATTGGCCCTCTTTGGCCGCCCCAAAATGGACGGAGAGGTCAAAATCTGCAGCACAGAGAAGAAGTCCAAACAGGAAAg ATACGCGTTCCTCTTCGACAAGGCCATGTTTGTGTGCAAGAAGAAGAGCGGCGAGACCTTTGAGCTCAAGGAGATCATTGCGCTCCAGCAATACCAAGTGCGAGACGAGACGGCGGGCGAGAAGGACAAAAAGAAG TGGTCCTACCTGTTCCTCTTGCTGGCCTCCAACGGGAAGTGCGGCTACGACTTGTACTTCAAAACACGAGAACTGAAGAAGAAATGGCTGGAGCAGTTTGAGATGGCTCA ATCCAACATGTGTCCCGAGAACGCCGTGGCAAACAACCACGATTTCCAGATGCACAACTTTGAGGAGACGGCGTGTTGCAATGCCTGCTCCATGCTGCTGAG AGGGATTTTCTTCCAGGGCTACCGCTGCACGCGCTGCAAAACGGCCGCCCATAAAGAGTGCTTGGGCAGATTGCCGCCTTGCGGGCGCCGCTCAG ACCACTCAACTACTGCGAGAAAA AATAGGACGCACAGGTCCAAAGGGAGCGCCGGCATCG GATTTCCCAAGATGGAGGCGTGTCAGGAGTACTTCggcctgccgccgccgcccgccgGCTTCGGCTGCCCGCTGCTCCTCTCCAAGGGCGACGTGGTGGAGCTGATGCGGGCGGAGGTGGACCTGTCGTGGTGGGAG GGCAGAAACTTGAACGGAGGTCAGACGGGCTGGTTCCCCTGCGGCAGAGTTGTGCCCTTCTCGTGT AGGCCCACACCGGACCTGTCTGCTTTCAGCTG GTTTGCGGGCAACATGGACCGGCCCGCCTCCAAGGAGCTTCTCGTGTCGCGCTCCGACGGAACCTACCTGGTCCGGCAGAAGGGCGGCGGAGAGTTTGCCATCAGCATCAA GTTCAACATGGACATCAAACACATTAAAATCACCTCCTGTGACGGCCTGTTCCGCATCAACGAGAAGAAGGCCTTCAAGGGTTTGGTG GAGATGATCAAGTTCTACCAGCAGACGTCCCTGAAGGAGTGCATCAAGGACGTGGACACCACGCTGCGCACGCCCTACAAGCAAGCCGAGCAGAGTAATGACCACAAGCCCCGCGACGCCGTCAAAG gaggaggaggaggcagcgCGCGCACTTTCGGCATAGCGAGAGCCAGGTACGACTTCTCGGCCCGCGACCGCTCGGAGCTGTCGCTGCGCGAGGGAGACACCATCAGAATCCTGTCCAGGAAAGGCCAAAGTGGCTGGTGGAAAGGAGAAGTCTACGGCAAG GTGGGCTTCTTCCCCGCCAACTACGTGGACGAGGACTTCTCGGACTACAGCTGA